A genome region from Macaca nemestrina isolate mMacNem1 chromosome 20, mMacNem.hap1, whole genome shotgun sequence includes the following:
- the LOC105478559 gene encoding homeobox protein SIX5 — translation MATLPAEPSAGPAAGGEAVAAAATEEEEEEARQLLQTLQAAEGEAAAAAGAGAGEAAAGAEGPGSPGVPGSPPEAAAEPPTGLRFSPEQVACVCEALLQAGHAGRLSRFLGALPPAERLRGSDPVLRARALVAFQRGEYAELYRLLESRPFPAAHHAFLQDLYLRARYHEAERARGRALGAVDKYRLRKKFPLPKTIWDGEETVYCFKERSRAALKACYRGNRYPTPDEKRRLATLTGLSLTQVSNWFKNRRQRDRTGAGGGAPCKSESDGNPTTEDESSRSPENLERGVAPVSAEAAAQGSIFLAGTSPPAPCPASSSILVKGSFLAASSSPAVLLNGGPVIINGLALGEASSLGPLLLTGGGGAPPPQPSPQGASEAKTSLVLDPQTGEVRLEEAQPEAPETKGAQVAVPGLAPGEEVQGPLAQVVPGPPPAATFPLPPGPVPAVAAPQVVPLSPPPGYPAGLSPTSPLLNLPQVVPTSQVVTLPQAVGPLQLLAAGPGSPVKVAAAAGPANVHLINSGVGVTALQLPSATAPGNFLLANPVSGSPIVTGVAVQQGKIILTATFPTSMLVSQVLPPAPGLALPLKPETAISVPEGGLPVAPSPALPEAHALGTLSAQQPPPAAATTSGTSLPFSPDSPGLLPNFPAPPPEGLMLSPAAVPVWPAGLELSTGTEGLLEAEKGLGTQAPHTVLRLPDPDPEGLLLGATAGGEVDEGLEAEAKVLTQLQSVPVEEPLEL, via the exons ATGGCTACCTTGCCTGCGGAGCCGAGCGCGGGGCCGGCGGCCGGGGGGgaggcggtggcggcggcggcgaccgaagaggaggaggaggaagcgcgCCAGCTCTTGCAGACTTTGCAGGCGGCCGAGGgtgaggcggcggcggcggccggggcCGGGGCGGGCGAAGCGGCTGCGGGAGCGGAGGGCCCGGGATCCCCGGGCGTCCCCGGGTCGCCCCCCGAGGCCGCTGCCGAACCGCCCACGGGCCTCCGCTTCTCGCCCGAGCAGGTGGCGTGCGTCTGCGAGGCGCTGCTCCAGGCGGGCCACGCCGGCCGCTTGAGCCGCTTCTTGGGCGCACTGCCCCCGGCCGAGCGCCTACGTGGCAGCGACCCGGTGCTGCGCGCGCGGGCCTTGGTGGCCTTCCAGCGGGGCGAGTACGCCGAGCTCTACCGGCTACTCGAGAGCCGCCCCTTCCCCGCCGCCCACCACGCCTTCCTGCAGGACCTCTACCTGCGCGCGCGCTACCATGAGGCCGAGCGGGCCCGCGGCCGCGCGCTGGGCGCAGTGGACAAGTATCGACTGCGCAAGAAGTTCCCGCTGCCCAAGACCATCTGGGACGGCGAGGAGACAGTCTACTGCTTCAAGGAGCGCTCCCGCGCCGCGCTCAAGGCCTGCTACCGCGGCAACCGCTACCCCACGCCGGACGAGAAGCGCCGCCTGGCCACGCTCACCGGCCTCTCGCTCACGCAGGTCAGCAACTGGTTCAAGAACCGGCGACAGCGCGACCGGACCGGGGCCGGAGGCGGCGCACCCTGCAAGAG CGAGTCTGATGGGAATCCCACCACTGAGGACGAGTCCAGCCGAAGTCCTGAGAACCTGGAGAGAGGGGTGGCCCCAGTGTCCGCCGAGGCCGCTGCCCAGGGCTCCATATTCCTGGCAGGGACCAGCCCGCCGGCGCCGTGCCCGGCCTCCTCCTCCATCCTGGTGAAGGGGAGCTTCCTGGCGGCTAGCAGCTCCCCAGCAGTGCTTCTCAACGGGGGCCCCGTCATCATCAACGGCCTTGCCCTGGGCGaggcctccagcctgggcccgCTGCTGCTCACTGGGGGCGGGGGTGCCCCTCCACCGCAGCCCAGCCCTCAGGGGGCCAGCGAGGCCAAGACCTCCCTGGTCCTGGACCCTCAGACAGGGGAGGTACGGCTGGAGGAGGCTCAGCCGGAGGCCCCTGAGACCAAAGGGGCCCAAGTGGCTGTTCCAGGACTAGCCCCTGGAGAGGAGGTCCAGGGACCCCTGGCCCAAGTGGTACCTGGCCCCCCGCCGGCTGCCACCTTTCCTCTTCCCCCCGGGCCAGTGCCTGCTGTGGCTGCCCCACAAGTGGTaccactctccccacccccagggtACCCCGCGGGCCTGAGCCCCACCTCCCCGCTATTGAACCTACCCCAGGTAGTGCCCACCTCGCAGGTGGTGACCCTGCCCCAGGCTGTGGGGCCCCTGCAGCTGTTGGCAGCCGGGCCAGGCAGCCCTGTGAAGGTGGCAGCTGCAGCAGGCCCTGCCAACGTGCACCTCATCAACTCCGGGGTGGGCGTGACTGCCCTGCAGCTGCCTTCGGCCACTGCCCCAG GAAACTTCCTCCTGGCCAACCCTGTGTCTGGCAGCCCCATCGTGACGGGTGTGGCCGTGCAGCAGGGCAAGATCATCCTCACCGCCACCTTTCCCACCAGCATGCTCGTCTCCCAGGTCCTGCCGCCAGCtcctggcctggccctgcccctgaaGCCAGAGACAGCCATCTCCGTGCCCGAGGGAGGCCTCCCGGTGGCCCCCAGCCCTGCTCTCCCAGAGGCTCACGCCCTAGGCACCCTCTCTGCACAGCAGCCACCCCCCGCCGCTGCCACCACCTCCGGCACCAGCCTGCCCTTCTCCCCTGACTCCCCTGGCCTCCTTCCCAACTTCCCAGCGCCCCCACCGGAGGGGCTGATGCTGTCACCCGCAGCTGTGCCTGTCTGGCCAGCAGGGCTGGAACTAAGCACAGGAACAGAGGGGCTGCTGGAAGCAGAAAAGGGGCTGGGGACACAGGCCCCCCACACCGTGCTGAGGCTGCCGGACCCCGACCCCGAGGGGCTGCTCCTGGGGGCCACTGCAGGGGGTGAAGTTGACGAGGGGTTAGAGGCTGAGGCCAAGGTTCTGACCCAGCTCCAGTCGGTGCCTGTGGAGGAGCCCTTGGAACTGTGA